A stretch of DNA from Montipora foliosa isolate CH-2021 chromosome 4, ASM3666993v2, whole genome shotgun sequence:
GACATGCTtacatcaaaattaataagtagTTAACATTGTGTCAGAGCTCTATCACAAAGTGTGTTTTGCCTTGAATTgcccttttaaatttaaactttgcacagaagacaagacctggtttatgtatttccagacatcccacattaaatgcaaaattttaaTTGTGCATTTAATGTGGGTGTAAtttacatctacaaatggtcaagtgaaatttttacctccccaaATAGAACTCATTCACAAATTTCATTCCAGTACAACCTACAAGTCTGATGGCAGTGACCACATCATTCCTCACTATTGTATAGATTTCCTaagaacatcaacatcacttttgaataatttgctggtagcataaatgatgaaacaataaataattactatggctagacgtgatggagttaccatagatcaaggacagaattatcgaataaagtaataaactggaactTCCTTGTTGActcattttagcatatattATCAAGCATGCCTTCATAATCACTTGATGTAActaagaataatgttttggttccgttaaatgaaagttcttgaaatttttaaggtagtctatcttgagagtgtttgctcatgagataaatgcagtgaaccaggtTGGCTTCAGACAGAGATACACAACATTGAGGTGGCGCGGctggtattaaatttctgtcgacgtaTCTGTTGAGATAAGATGTTCTTCAAAAGGACTGAAGACATCTCATAACTCTAAACgatcactgaaagaaaatgacTGAAATGATATACTTCCTTCCAgcgctgcattcaagttggataaATCGAAGCCTGCGAGCTCGAGGGATATATTTCGCAACCACGTTAAACAGTACTCCCTTCGCAACAAAGGAATCTGGCCTTTGCTCGtgtcttttcgcactttgagcatttgttccGATACAATCACTTACATTtagaaataaagctaaaaagtataaaagctgaCTCGAAGCAACTTCAGAGGCGCTGCTTCCCCGAGCAAATTAAAAGGGCTGCTTACAAAAAGtgtaacgaaagaaaaattcccgcCGACAAAAATGCCCCTTGCAAAATCTTTCTCTGTCACTTAAAGTttaaatgaccaccttcaactggCTCAAGCTATATAGAACGATCGAAGAAGGACAAGTTGGAATCACCGCTTCGAAagccatttttgtttacatcagAGAGCGCGGTTGGAaaactggatactacaattttcaacagccaatcagacaaaagtctcctttgttatcAGTACCTAATTAGCGAGGCCGAATCGGAATTGaattgtcctccgccattttagtcgggtatatgaaagtctatcctcttttttatttcaatttactAGGCACATCGTGTTTACAAAAGATCTTTTTTCTCTTAAGGTTCTGCAAAGaccttttttttctaaatttatcatctaaaacaaaataaaaacatctaaaacaaaataaatccaACTAAGATAATAAAAAAtagttatctttaagaaaatcacgaaatttttcaatttccaagacatgtttcgatgttacgaacatcatcgtcagttacagaatatttgaaaaaccgttaggactatatgaCAACTAGGCAAAACaagcataattaattatgattaagtgacaagaattacatatttgagtcagttacagagtgtttgaaagaatgtagagcctaaagcgtaagtgtcaggttgacgtgatgaggttgttggtttaaattaggcttttcccaatttatatgtatagcctccttgagtttaagttgaaatttagtaggggcggaatcaaggatttcgaaacaatccgcagagcaagattgacgacaacgttctgagcttagtaaatgtttgaagatgtgtgaggacttgtctgaagagagatgttcacggaagcgtgtggaaaaatggcgaccagtttcgccgatattGCAAGCATTAaagcaagcacaagtaaatttataaatcacacgtgaacgaagtccTCTGGGAACAGAATTCTTCACTAAGAaaatatttcttaatttaaacttggtaaacactaatttgatgtcaagatcatgacaataacgatttacaaggcgacgtattttgctttgagctatagtagaaaaatggcctaaataaggtaacttattaaagtattgtttaccctgtgaagtggtattttgagtggagccatttcggtcgatggctgtgttcaaATATCGATAGACGGTGAGATGAACGGGGAAGAGGTTCTTGcacaaaatgaaaactaatttaacGATGTCGTTGTGGAAGCCCAAGTATTGTTGATCTTAAAAACCCTGTAAATTAATGTCCTGATAAAACCGATTTTGTATGACAGAGGTGCGAAACTGAGGTATTTGGTGAGCAGACCCGTGAAGGTATTCTTACGGAAGGTTCTAGTGACTACTGAACCACGGCGGGTATTGTCGATTAAGACATCCAAAAAGGGCAAAACATGATTGATTTCTTTCTCCATCGTGAAGCGTATGTTGGGATGTTGACTATTGATATAGTCGAAAAATGCAATGGCGTCCTGCGCATGAAAAAATGAGATTATGAatgattaaaaaggaaaaatggtcTAAAATAATGTCGTTTAATGGCTTAGCTTTCATGGCTCCCAGGTGGCAACAAACGGCAAGTAAATATTCGCTATCGAACGCACTCAAAGGGGCAGTTTCatggttttgcgcatgtccaagctttggcGCTAGTAGTAGTAAATTTTActgtttcttactgaaccagatgatgttcattattcacagagagtattaaagcaaatacatTGAATGACTGGGCCCAAATTTAGTGGAAAGTACTACGGGTTTTcacagaaaatatcaaatttagttTTGACCATCTAATTTATTGTACGGGCCGAGCATtttattctacgcacgagttATCTTttcgcatgcagtaggttcgTAACACAAAATaaatgattgcaaaagtaattcaATGAATAATTCCACTTctatagcattttttttttcttttcctacatcattgctttcgattgtttcaataagaATGAAATTGGGCTGACCTGACAGTTTACCCATACGCACAGACATGAAACCCTCCCTTTACAGTGTAAGTATTCAAGTAACAACTCTTGATTTCTTAGAAACTTCCTCTGGGTACTACGATTGGGGGCTTAGAATGAAGGACGCCCTGTTGGATAAAGGTGACTTCAACGTCATCATGACAGACTGGAGTGTTGGAGCAAATCAAGACTTAGGAGTGTCATCTGGAAACACACGGCTGGTCGGCGCTCAAATGGCCGAACTTGTGCAGTTCTTAATATATCGCAACGGTAATTCGAAGGATTTGGCTGATAATTTCTACCTTATTGGGTTCAGTCTTGGCGCTCACGCTGTCGGATTAGCGGGAAGGTATCTGCAAACGAAGTACAACATGACAGTTGGTCGCATAACCGGTAAGATTCtttgaataatttttaattttagcagGAGGCGAAGGAAGCTCTTTCTGTTATTAATTTGCGGGCTTAATTTACTCAGATTAATTCTTTTTTTAGACGTTTattcaccttattccaaaatggccgctgatttatgcggatacaaattggcccttgctgcctcgttcaagataaaatattcttttgaattttaagcttaagaacgaggcatcaagggcttagttgaataaagacaaaagaatatttaaatggaggccattttggaataacgtGTATTGGAGTACACTAGTGCGACATAGAGGCCTCTTTACATGGAGAGAGGGTGCCCCGGCTGACTTACTTACCCGGCTAGGAGGGTTAAAATATAGCCGcttttacatgaaactcacatAATCGGAATGGCGGCTAGTGGGCTATCTTTTGAGTGGGCAACCAAgcacaacaaacaagatggcggacaaaaaaaacgtttcggcgGGAATTTTAATTGTTTATCACTTGTTCAGCTAGCGGCAGCTTTTCAGTGTCTTAGGAAACTCTTTTGCTCtttatttgtcatttttttcagtAGATGTCACTGGCAAGTGATAACGATGAAACAATTCCCCAGGGTGGTAATGTCGCGCCGCCATGTTTTCGCAGTCTTCTTACCTCGGTTAGCCGGGTTGACGCGGCAAGTAGACAGGGTTCCCCAGGAAGGCGGGTTACCATTTCTAGCATGAAAACCCTTCAATacgtttttttaaagaaacgtATGAAAGTTTGCTCTCCCAGGATATCCCGGTTAGCAGGGACACCCTcactccatgtaaacaggccctaaaagGAACGACCTGCTCTTCGCCTCCTTTACACCACGGCGGCAAAATATACGTTCAAGGTTTAGTGTAGGTTTttcccattgaatatgaatagcttcttttatcttaaggtaattcccttgttttgcaccgcgccTCTCATACTGCGGATAACTTCGGAGATGGCGGCGTTTCGCGCCGGCCATCTGAAGAAAggcaacaaaggccgctttGCTGATAACTCATCTCGGTTgagaaggtgttgttttggaactcgccccgGTCCTTTCGAgtaaaatgatcattttgaagccgaaattgcccctttgccacccatttatcatcgtgttgcgaagaaacgagcacggtaaGCCCCCATTTTAAACGGTTTTATTTACTCGtacgtaataggtacacgggagacgtattttaaggagaaaaaaaaaggtggatagtagaagttgtagtagtTACCTATCAacgacgtgaaactgcatttgaaGCATtatcatgtttccttttgttcttattgtTTATTAGCATTTTGCGCACAATATATATTCAACTCTAAACTTAAAacttgtaatttaaactgaggATGACAGAAATTTCGTTCGTGTTTTAAATTGTAACATGCCTTTAACTATCCAGACCTTTTGGCAATTTAAccttagtttggtttttttcatCCGTTATTCGCACATAAGTACGTGCAttgacgacatttgaaagaaactgttccctagagtaacatcatgtggtctgaaatgggaaaaacaaggcgttcaagataaaaaggtctattctaacattcaaaaattcattttatttttttaatacgTAAAGGTTTAGATCCCGCCTTGCCATTTTTCACTGGAAGCAACAAGGCAGCTCATCTGGATAAAACTGATGCGAAATACGTTGACGTCATCCACACAAACATGGGAGTAATGGGAACTCCAGACCACGTAGGCCATACTGAGTTCTTTCCAAATGGTGGCAGCCTTCAACCAGGCTGTGCGGATGACCCCACGGGTATGTTCTCATTAATTTCAGGTATCGCTATTTGAAGGTGGCGTGTGTAGAGTATTGTATATTACTAGCGATCTGCACTCTACCAGTCCGTGTTCGATTCCGACACCAGATACGCTCCAACGTTTACACACATTTACATCCATTTGAGGCCGGGATTGGGCTGGCCCCTACCAAGCATTATAATGGTAGAAGCCATTGAAAGTTGTTAAAAACAAAGGACCTTTGAAGGGCAAACCTTCGTTGCAATTTGGtaacgttcataactgcaacaattaaaaaaaataccaagCAAAACTCAAGTTATAATAAATTTGATGGAAAATATAACTTCCCGTGTTTTAAAGTTGCCGTTGTTGAGATCGCAGTGGAGGGTCTCTTTCACGTCCTGGCGTCCATACACAATTATAAAGGTCCATCGTCAGGGGCACCTAATggataatttaatttttctgaaaaactctGGACTTTCCGGGGTTCCTTTCAAATTAAACAAGCCGGTTACTGAAACATCACCCGCTTTTAAGATTCGTCACCTTGAGAGTCAAAATTGTGGCTTCGACATAACCGAGGAATAAATCAACCTCGAACAGTCCAATCCATTTCTGAACTTGATTTACTCAATTCTTATAAATGTCTGAAACTAACGATGCCGAAGAAATCAAATACTGATTATATTTATTGAGTGAGGTTGCTTATATTAATTCAAACTTGTTAATGatgatttctttctttgctttctgtACAGACCTCACTTTCACTGTTGGCTGTAACCACCTGAGGTCCACAGAGTTTTATATCAAAACGGTGACAGAGGATTGTCCCAACCCGTTTAAAGGACATCCGTGTAGCATCTACGAGTCGTATGAGGTCGGGTGGTGCAGGCGCTGCGGTGATCAAGGATGTCCTCTCATGGGATACAGGGCTGACGAAACAAAGCTGGAAGGAGATTTCTACCTGAACACAGGCCCTATGGACACATTATGCCGTGAGTTAATTCGTAATTGTACACGCTTTAACTTGAGAAATTCTTTATCACTTTTCTCGCATTATATGTTGTAGGTAATGGACCTCATAATTATTATCGACACCAGATCTGTGATAAAGAAAGCTTTTGTCCATAAATAAAAAATGGCGTTATCACGCGCACAAAAAgacataaatttaaaacaaggaaaaacacaTTAACAAACAATGCATTGCTTTAATGCAATTCCTAAAATACATATTGTATCGGATATCTTTTCTCGTAAAGGcctgtgcaaacgctcgcaataacacgcaacattgttgggcccaacaatggtgtctcttgttgcgcgatgttagccgatgtgtgcaaacgctcgcaacaagtcacaacatgttgtgtctttagatgagaatacaaaggactctgggacgtttgatttcttgtttgcatgtatttgtgtggataagtggcatgtagtgcgcgtgcgccggcgcaacattgttggatgtgctgtgaaaacgaacgcaacattgttggaccatgctttgatgaccgcgaaacaatagaaatgttggcacttgttggctctgaagaacttccaacaagtcgcaacaacacgcaacaacacacaacatggtgtgcaaacgctcgcaacatgttgggcccaacaatgttgcgagcgtttgcacgggccatAAGACGTAATATGCCAATTTTATTGTCGGTAAAATATGCAACTAACATTTTTCCCGATATTTTAGCCGGTCAGTCGGAGTTTTCTTCGCATGTTTCACTCAGTTCATTAAATGTGATCTGAttatcttttcattttcttctcgGTTTAGCCAAAGCATCATAAACAAGACAACGTAACGGTAAGTTATcgcaaaataaatttcattgcAATTCAATCATAGATTTTGCTTGTTATTTTTTagtgaactttttttttcatagttTACTCATTTTTATCATTGCTCATGCAAAACTTTTTAAATTGTCGGATATTGTTGAGGGAgagctacaatcctggtcaaaagttgttgggaaggtggCGCGCATCAGTTCACTTCACAACTAAATCGATCATTATAACTTTTGGCTGTGCTATTTGggaaagagcatgctcttgtgctccccaccccccttccccccccccccccgcccacATATTCAATGTTtgaagaaaagtcaccattttgtttcgtgcaaaatccaacattgattaGGGGGAGTGAGGCTATCTTAAAAGTGACGCTGagactgaaacaaaaaaatgataaacatgTTAAGACtaacgaaaacaaaatttcacgcCCAGGGCTAAAATTCTTCGGCGATGAACAAGCAACGGGTGGTTTGGTTACAGCTAACCATTTCAGCAAGATACGCTTACAATGCATCTATGTCACATCTACGCTATTGCCTGGACAATACACGCTGCAGGTCGGACTCCGCGAAAACAGGGAAACAGCGGATATTTCTCAAAGCGTAGCTGACACACTGATCATTGCTCAGTTCAATGGCCTTACTGCAATATAGTAGTTTTAATCTCATATAGAATAGATTGCTTTATGTGACTTTAACACGGGCCACATGACGtgacggcagccatgttggtgttccaaaacaaagaaacggcggtcATATTgttgtaccaaactaatcccccgggaattgaactctatttttatgcaaacagTTTCTTTTATCATTAGATGGATTTTTTCCtgccttttcattggccgagagcccaccaaaTAGCTGTCTAcgaataagtgttttgctgcaaataatattcattactacccttcgcacccagcgcgccggcgctagacaacaccaacaacataatctggtgcgtgactcgtgcatggtgccttcggacagacaggaccagcgctttattaaccaacatagtcttacactgtgaacgagcttgtgaaaccatattgacaatacatgaacattaatgtgcaagtgcgaatatagttgacaatagcctgaaaaatgtacatAGAAATGCATCTATCTAGAcgaaatgtattatatagataaccgTGGTCAAAAACTTTAAGTGCAAGGGCAgtacataagtgaaaaaattcgcacaacaggaaactaggaaaaaacCTACGGAAAATACAGGGGCgatacgttgcccgatacgaaaacccggggtaaaaacccagtgggaaaaaacccgggaacgtattcctcgatcgaatgcaacgcatttcagctccgaggattagagctttaagttttctaactaatataaagttaggatacagttcttggtggctgtccagaaggcgagatagtgaaaactagaaattccactttttataccaaataattagcatataatatatgcagttacataatcatgaacaaaaagtaaatacgaaacaattgttctaagaaacaatgaaacaatgtgaataccttgaattatagtaatgctacgaaccgtaacgaacacgctttccaactactctttgttccgttggaaagcattattcattactacccttcgcacccagcgcgccggcgctagacaacaccaacaacataatctggtgcgtgactcgtgcatggtgccttcggacagacaggaccagcgcgaGACAACAAAGACGAGAAACGAGGGTGGTAAATATCGAGAAAAAGAGATTATAAGTTAATGGCTCTAGAAACTTTTAATTTATCTAGCCTATCACTATCGCATGTGCTTAT
This window harbors:
- the LOC138000597 gene encoding pancreatic lipase-related protein 2-like; its protein translation is MDSDRQFDISISVTPPCGSLKRKGHRSQREVNQVKLARWVRDKHTMKTAYVLMLAILGTFFSFGIGFPQVCYGKYGCFNHLPPFEDVLMKLPQSPEEIGTKFYLYTRENRNPNDREELDDTDKSKLASSHYDIKRRTIFTCHGWTETSSGYYDWGLRMKDALLDKGDFNVIMTDWSVGANQDLGVSSGNTRLVGAQMAELVQFLIYRNGNSKDLADNFYLIGFSLGAHAVGLAGRYLQTKYNMTVGRITGLDPALPFFTGSNKAAHLDKTDAKYVDVIHTNMGVMGTPDHVGHTEFFPNGGSLQPGCADDPTDLTFTVGCNHLRSTEFYIKTVTEDCPNPFKGHPCSIYESYEVGWCRRCGDQGCPLMGYRADETKLEGDFYLNTGPMDTLCPKAS